Proteins from a single region of Platichthys flesus chromosome 16, fPlaFle2.1, whole genome shotgun sequence:
- the LOC133971288 gene encoding noggin-like, translated as MDQPQQCVALYLLVLSLGLLMDSGVCQHYYLLRPIPSDSLPLVELREDPDPVFDPKERDLNETELKSVLGDFDSHFLSVSPPAEDKYTGNEELDDLDVQKPGGVLPKEIRAMDFDVQFGKKHKPSKKLKRRLQQWLWAYSFCPVVYTWTDLGNRFWPRFVRVGSCLSKRSCSVPEGMVCKPANSTHLTILRWRCVQRKGGLKCAWIPVQYPIITDCKCSCSS; from the coding sequence ATGGACCAACCTCAGCAGTGCGTGGCCCTGTATCTGCTGGTGCTGTCTCTTGGACTTCTCATGGACAGCGGGGTTTGCCAGCACTACTACCTCCTCCGCCCCATCCCGAGCGACAGTCTGCCGCTGGTGGAACTAAGAGAGGACCCGGACCCCGTCTTCGACCCCAAGGAGAGGGACCTAAACGAGACCGAGCTGAAGAGCGTCCTGGGGGACTTTGACAGCCACTTTCTGTCCGTCTCGCCGCCCGCGGAGGACAAATACACCGGGAACGAGGAGCTCGACGACTTGGACGTCCAGAAGCCCGGCGGGGTGCTGCCGAAGGAGATCCGAGCGATGGATTTCGACGTACAGTTCGGCAAGAAGCACAAGCCGAGTAAGAAACTGAAGCGGCGGCTGCAGCAGTGGCTGTGGGCGTACTCGTTCTGCCCGGTGGTCTACACCTGGACCGACCTGGGGAACAGGTTCTGGCCGCGGTTCGTGCGCGTGGGCAGCTGCCTCAGCAAGAGGTCGTGCTCGGTGCCGGAGGGGATGGTGTGCAAGCCCGCGAACTCGACCCACCTGACGATACTGAGGTGGAGATGCGTGCAGAGGAAGGGGGGGCTGAAGTGCGCGTGGATACCCGTGCAATACCCCATCATCACGGACTGCAAATGCTCCTGTTCCAGCTGA